A window from Enterocloster bolteae encodes these proteins:
- the sdaAB gene encoding L-serine ammonia-lyase, iron-sulfur-dependent subunit beta, with translation MNVFDILGPVMIGPSSSHTAGAARIGRITLALLGAPAVKADIFLHGSFAKTYKGHGTDKALIAGIMGMATDDSRIRRAPELAREQGLEVSITTGEIDGAHPNTARVTLTDVTGNTVSLLGSSIGGGNILVKEVNGMEVSITGQHTTLIVLHRDAPGTIAAVTEVMADAGVNICNFRLSRQSRGGEAVMTIEIDGSFGPELNEKIKVLPNIFSSTMLQPI, from the coding sequence ATGAATGTATTTGATATCCTGGGGCCGGTGATGATAGGCCCTTCCAGTTCCCACACGGCAGGGGCTGCCAGAATCGGCAGGATAACCCTGGCTCTGTTGGGAGCGCCGGCCGTGAAGGCAGACATTTTCCTTCACGGCTCTTTTGCAAAGACCTATAAGGGCCACGGCACGGACAAGGCCCTGATTGCCGGTATCATGGGCATGGCCACAGACGACAGCCGTATACGCAGGGCGCCGGAGTTAGCACGGGAACAGGGTCTGGAAGTAAGCATTACCACAGGCGAAATCGACGGGGCCCATCCCAATACGGCCAGGGTCACCCTGACCGACGTTACAGGCAACACAGTCTCTCTTTTGGGAAGCAGCATCGGCGGCGGCAATATACTTGTCAAGGAAGTCAACGGCATGGAGGTATCCATCACCGGCCAGCACACAACCCTGATTGTGCTCCACCGCGACGCGCCCGGCACCATTGCGGCTGTCACGGAAGTCATGGCAGACGCCGGGGTAAATATCTGCAACTTCCGCCTGTCCAGGCAGAGCCGGGGCGGCGAAGCCGTGATGACCATTGAAATTGACGGCAGTTTCGGACCGGAACTGAACGAGAAAATCAAAGTGCTGCCCAACATTTTCTCCAGCACCATGCTTCAGCCCATATAG
- a CDS encoding DeoR/GlpR family DNA-binding transcription regulator, with product MLAKQRYTKILELLDKDGIVHTAELVKLMGVSSETIRKDLEYLDSQGRLSRVHGGAVPADSGKPADIPGGYISLQIRNSQNLEQKAAITSKAAGLVSEGQVIALDYGSTSQMMALVLKERFRNLTVVTNSIQNALMLAENPGITIILTGGILNRDEYTLVNEFSSTLESIHIDIMFMTVTGIDPVIGCTDQRLSEIRIQNQMHRSATRTIVLADSTKFGKASLLKICPFEEVDTIVTDSGISPQMESRIRGAGAKLIIA from the coding sequence ATGCTGGCAAAACAGCGATATACAAAGATTCTGGAGCTTTTAGATAAAGACGGAATTGTACATACAGCCGAACTGGTAAAGCTGATGGGCGTTTCCTCAGAAACCATCCGCAAGGACCTGGAGTATCTGGACAGCCAGGGACGCCTGTCCAGGGTACACGGAGGGGCTGTCCCTGCGGATTCCGGAAAACCAGCGGATATTCCGGGGGGATACATTTCCCTTCAGATCCGCAACTCCCAGAACCTGGAGCAAAAAGCTGCCATCACATCAAAGGCAGCCGGCCTGGTAAGCGAAGGACAGGTGATTGCCCTGGATTACGGAAGCACCAGCCAGATGATGGCGCTTGTATTAAAGGAACGGTTCCGCAACCTTACCGTTGTGACCAACTCCATCCAGAACGCCCTGATGCTGGCTGAGAATCCCGGCATTACCATCATTCTCACAGGCGGTATTCTGAACCGGGATGAGTATACCCTGGTCAATGAATTCTCCTCCACGCTGGAAAGCATTCATATCGACATCATGTTCATGACCGTGACAGGCATTGACCCTGTCATCGGATGTACGGACCAGAGGCTGAGCGAGATACGGATACAGAACCAGATGCACCGTTCTGCCACCCGTACCATTGTCCTGGCTGACTCCACCAAGTTCGGAAAGGCCAGCCTGCTCAAAATTTGTCCCTTTGAGGAGGTAGATACCATCGTGACAGACTCCGGCATCTCCCCTCAGATGGAAAGCCGGATCCGGGGCGCCGGGGCAAAGCTTATCATAGCCTGA
- a CDS encoding MFS transporter: MNNETRAKIVKAAPNRWLVFCILTLSGGIAFKLSSMKDMFYVPMQQFMGLTNTQIGGALSAYGIVQTIGLIAGIYICDMFSKKYMIGGSLIGLGIVGVYLSTFPGYWGFLAAFGVMAILGEVTYWPVLLKAIRLLGDEKTQGRMFGFLEMGRGVVDVIIASSALAIFKAMGEGAAALRGGLLFLSAVTAAAGVLCLIFVPNDEKRVDETGKEVNKAQAAFGGMMQAIKSVDIWAVSLNGFTVYCIYCGLTYFIPFLNQIYFLPATAVGMYGIINQYGLKMVGGPIGGFMSDKVHKSSAKHIRAGFVVCIIAMALFLMVPHESLGQGGNWIIGAACTLAFGAIVFTMRAVFFAPMDEVRVPKEITGAAMSLASLVIYLPNAFAYVMYGSFLDRYPGMAGFRIVFSVMIGWAVIGVGVSTFLIHRIKKCQAAAKAE; this comes from the coding sequence ATGAATAATGAAACAAGAGCGAAAATCGTAAAAGCAGCACCCAACCGCTGGCTGGTGTTCTGTATCCTCACATTATCAGGAGGTATTGCATTCAAGCTTTCGTCCATGAAGGACATGTTCTATGTACCCATGCAGCAGTTTATGGGACTCACCAATACCCAAATCGGCGGCGCCCTAAGTGCTTACGGCATCGTGCAGACCATCGGCCTCATTGCAGGTATTTACATCTGCGATATGTTCAGTAAGAAATATATGATTGGCGGCTCCCTGATTGGACTTGGAATCGTGGGTGTATATCTTTCCACCTTCCCCGGATACTGGGGATTTTTGGCAGCCTTCGGCGTAATGGCTATTTTGGGTGAGGTTACATACTGGCCCGTACTGTTAAAGGCCATCCGTCTTCTGGGAGATGAGAAAACACAGGGACGTATGTTCGGGTTCCTGGAAATGGGACGCGGCGTTGTGGACGTCATCATCGCATCCTCTGCACTGGCCATCTTCAAGGCCATGGGAGAAGGTGCAGCGGCGCTGAGGGGCGGTCTCTTATTCTTATCAGCAGTTACGGCAGCAGCCGGCGTTCTCTGTCTGATTTTTGTTCCCAATGATGAAAAACGCGTGGACGAAACCGGCAAGGAAGTCAATAAGGCACAGGCAGCCTTTGGCGGTATGATGCAGGCTATCAAGAGTGTTGATATTTGGGCTGTTTCTTTGAATGGTTTTACGGTATACTGTATTTATTGCGGACTTACATATTTTATTCCTTTCCTGAACCAGATTTACTTCCTTCCGGCAACAGCCGTAGGTATGTACGGAATCATCAACCAGTACGGCCTTAAGATGGTAGGCGGACCAATCGGCGGCTTTATGTCCGATAAGGTGCACAAATCCTCTGCAAAGCATATCCGCGCAGGCTTTGTGGTATGTATCATCGCCATGGCTCTTTTCCTGATGGTGCCTCATGAGTCCCTGGGACAGGGCGGCAACTGGATAATTGGCGCGGCGTGCACACTGGCTTTCGGAGCCATTGTATTTACCATGAGAGCCGTGTTCTTTGCTCCAATGGATGAAGTCAGGGTTCCAAAGGAGATTACGGGAGCAGCTATGAGCCTTGCATCCCTGGTCATCTACCTTCCCAATGCATTTGCATATGTAATGTACGGAAGTTTCCTTGACAGGTATCCGGGCATGGCAGGATTCAGGATTGTATTCAGCGTCATGATTGGATGGGCGGTTATCGGCGTGGGCGTGTCTACATTCCTGATTCACCGCATCAAGAAGTGCCAGGCAGCAGCTAAGGCAGAGTAG
- a CDS encoding CehA/McbA family metallohydrolase, with translation MKEYHGFKNCGNWYKGNIHSHTTVSDGMLTPEQSVKLYKDNGYHFLCFSEHDIFTDYREQFNTEQFIIVPAVESSVVLYRAKGTSERYKIHHLHGILGTQAMQDAAPLGTYGHMQFIPPMKFFGEWTGPEAAQKVADMLRDHGCVTTYNHPIWSRVTEEEFIHTEGISSLEIFNFNTVQESNTGYDVTYWDRMLRMGKKINAFASDDNHNEGLFEDSCGGWICVQSPELSHDGIVQNFIDGNYYSSSGPEIYDWGVRDGKVWIDTSNVNHVNFVCGNIINDGTTVLGERFKDTLNHAEYALKGHETYIRVEAVDKYGRTAWTNPIYLEW, from the coding sequence ATGAAGGAATATCATGGTTTTAAAAATTGCGGAAACTGGTATAAGGGCAATATCCACAGTCATACCACGGTGTCGGACGGCATGCTCACCCCGGAGCAGTCTGTTAAGCTTTACAAGGACAACGGATATCATTTCCTGTGTTTTTCGGAGCATGACATATTTACAGACTATCGGGAGCAGTTCAACACAGAACAATTTATCATAGTGCCGGCCGTGGAGAGCAGTGTGGTGCTGTACCGGGCAAAGGGCACAAGCGAGCGCTATAAGATACATCACCTCCACGGAATACTGGGAACGCAGGCCATGCAGGATGCGGCCCCTCTGGGGACCTACGGACACATGCAGTTCATTCCCCCTATGAAATTTTTCGGGGAGTGGACCGGCCCTGAGGCTGCCCAGAAAGTGGCTGACATGCTGAGGGACCACGGCTGTGTGACCACCTATAATCATCCCATCTGGAGCCGCGTGACAGAAGAGGAGTTTATCCACACAGAGGGCATCAGCTCCCTGGAGATATTTAACTTCAATACAGTGCAGGAATCCAATACCGGCTACGATGTGACATACTGGGACAGGATGCTGCGCATGGGAAAGAAAATCAATGCATTTGCCAGCGACGACAACCACAATGAAGGGCTGTTTGAGGATTCCTGCGGCGGCTGGATCTGCGTGCAGTCTCCTGAATTAAGCCATGACGGCATTGTACAGAATTTTATTGACGGTAATTATTATTCATCATCCGGCCCTGAGATATATGACTGGGGCGTACGGGACGGCAAGGTATGGATTGACACATCCAATGTGAATCATGTAAACTTTGTATGCGGAAATATCATCAATGACGGGACCACGGTTCTGGGTGAGCGGTTTAAGGATACTCTGAACCATGCGGAATATGCCTTGAAGGGCCATGAGACCTATATACGTGTGGAGGCAGTGGACAAATACGGCCGCACCGCATGGACAAATCCCATTTATTTGGAATGGTAA
- a CDS encoding alanine/glycine:cation symporter family protein codes for MKELQQILTTFDDWLWGNWLLFVLLGVGLLYTIITGGIQIRRFGYIIRKTIWEPILSKSKESKEAGTISSFQALCTAVASCVGSGNIVGVSTAVLAGGMGAIFWMWVAAFVGMATKYGEIILGMLYREKNEEGNYVGGPMYYIKKGLHAPWLAVLCAFFMVTQIIGGNFIQSNTISGVMKENFGVPYLTTGIALVLIIFVITLGGLKRLAHVAQRLVPTMALIYVVGGLLIILANITKVPGVFADIFAGAFGLRAMAGGAMGSMLIAMQKGVARGLYSNEAGEGSAPVIHSAAQVNHPVEQGITGVAEVFLDTFVICTITGLVLGVTGVLDSGAPGNVLAINAFASVWEPLRYVVAVCLLMFSSTTLMSQWYFGFVGLNYIFGTKVADKFKYVFPCFCIIGALAEIELVWVIQDVALGLLTIPNLIAMVALAPQVRKATKEYFGREAGGRG; via the coding sequence ATGAAAGAGCTTCAGCAGATTCTTACGACCTTTGACGACTGGCTGTGGGGCAACTGGCTGTTGTTTGTGCTTCTTGGAGTGGGTCTTTTGTATACAATCATAACAGGAGGCATACAGATACGGCGTTTTGGATACATCATAAGAAAGACAATCTGGGAGCCCATTCTCTCAAAAAGCAAGGAATCCAAAGAAGCAGGAACCATTTCTTCCTTCCAGGCCTTGTGTACGGCAGTGGCATCCTGTGTGGGAAGCGGCAATATTGTGGGCGTGTCCACAGCCGTGCTGGCAGGCGGTATGGGAGCTATCTTCTGGATGTGGGTGGCTGCCTTTGTGGGAATGGCTACCAAATACGGCGAGATCATACTGGGTATGCTGTACCGTGAAAAGAATGAAGAGGGAAATTACGTGGGCGGTCCCATGTACTATATCAAAAAGGGACTGCATGCGCCCTGGCTGGCTGTGCTGTGCGCCTTCTTCATGGTAACCCAGATTATCGGAGGCAACTTCATCCAGTCCAACACCATAAGCGGCGTCATGAAGGAGAATTTTGGCGTTCCCTATCTCACAACAGGAATCGCCCTTGTACTTATCATCTTTGTGATTACCCTGGGCGGGCTTAAACGTCTGGCCCATGTGGCCCAGAGGCTGGTTCCCACCATGGCGCTTATCTATGTGGTGGGCGGGCTTCTCATCATCCTGGCCAACATCACCAAGGTACCAGGCGTGTTCGCGGACATATTTGCCGGAGCCTTCGGCCTCAGGGCCATGGCTGGCGGCGCCATGGGATCCATGCTGATTGCCATGCAGAAGGGTGTTGCAAGAGGGCTGTACTCCAATGAAGCAGGCGAGGGATCCGCGCCGGTTATCCACTCTGCGGCCCAGGTAAACCATCCGGTGGAACAGGGCATAACAGGTGTGGCTGAGGTATTCTTAGACACCTTTGTCATCTGTACCATCACAGGTCTTGTGCTGGGAGTCACCGGAGTGCTGGATTCAGGCGCACCGGGAAACGTACTGGCCATCAATGCCTTTGCCAGCGTGTGGGAACCCCTGCGCTATGTGGTGGCTGTCTGTCTCCTGATGTTCTCGTCCACCACTCTGATGAGCCAGTGGTACTTCGGGTTTGTGGGTCTGAACTACATATTCGGCACAAAGGTGGCCGATAAATTCAAATACGTGTTCCCATGCTTCTGCATCATCGGAGCATTGGCGGAGATCGAACTGGTGTGGGTCATCCAGGATGTAGCCCTGGGACTTCTCACCATACCAAACCTAATCGCCATGGTGGCGCTGGCCCCGCAGGTGAGGAAGGCTACCAAGGAGTATTTTGGGAGAGAGGCAGGCGGACGTGGATAG
- a CDS encoding pyridoxal phosphate-dependent aminotransferase gives MISEKMKPLVNNNSAIRAMFEEGKRLAAIHGAENVYDFSLGNPNVPAPAEVNQAVCDILKEEESTYVHGYMSNAGYEDVRQAVAESLNKRFGTQLHQNNILMTVGAASGLNVILKTLLNPGDEVIAFAPYFVEYGNYVRNYDGNLVVISPDTTDFEPNLAEFEQKINEKTKAVIINTPNNPTGVVYSLETLTKMADIMRAKEKELGTTIVLLSDEPYRELAYDGVDVPYVTNVYDNTVICYSYSKSLSLPGERIGYLVIPDALKDSGEVFNAATIANRVLGCVNAPSLMQRVILRCLDAKVNLEAYDRNRNLLYNGLKDLGFECIKPQGAFYLFVKSPEADEKKFCENCKKYNILVVPGTSFACPGYVRISYCVSYEQIERSLPAFAKVAADYGLTK, from the coding sequence ATGATATCAGAGAAAATGAAACCATTGGTCAATAACAATTCCGCCATCCGCGCCATGTTTGAGGAGGGTAAGCGTCTGGCCGCCATCCACGGTGCGGAGAATGTGTATGATTTCAGTCTGGGCAACCCCAATGTGCCGGCTCCGGCGGAGGTGAACCAGGCAGTCTGTGATATCCTGAAGGAAGAAGAGTCCACCTATGTCCATGGTTATATGAGCAACGCAGGCTATGAGGATGTAAGGCAGGCCGTGGCTGAATCCTTAAATAAGCGCTTCGGCACGCAGCTTCACCAGAATAACATTCTGATGACAGTGGGGGCTGCCAGCGGCCTGAATGTGATTTTAAAGACATTGCTGAACCCGGGGGATGAGGTAATTGCATTTGCTCCCTATTTTGTGGAGTACGGCAACTATGTCCGTAATTACGACGGAAATCTGGTGGTCATTTCACCGGACACAACGGATTTTGAGCCTAATCTGGCAGAGTTTGAGCAGAAGATTAATGAAAAGACCAAGGCGGTTATCATCAATACCCCCAATAACCCTACCGGAGTGGTATACTCCCTGGAAACCCTTACAAAAATGGCTGACATCATGAGGGCTAAAGAAAAGGAACTGGGGACAACCATTGTGCTGCTGTCAGACGAACCTTACAGGGAACTGGCTTATGACGGCGTGGATGTGCCCTATGTGACGAATGTTTATGACAACACCGTTATCTGCTACTCTTACAGCAAGTCTTTGTCCCTGCCGGGAGAGCGGATTGGCTATCTTGTGATTCCCGATGCATTAAAGGACAGCGGTGAAGTGTTCAATGCAGCGACCATTGCGAACCGTGTGCTGGGCTGTGTCAATGCTCCGTCCCTGATGCAGAGAGTCATCCTGCGCTGCCTGGATGCCAAGGTAAATCTGGAGGCATATGACAGAAACAGGAACCTGCTTTACAACGGCCTTAAGGATCTGGGTTTTGAGTGTATCAAGCCCCAGGGAGCATTTTATCTTTTCGTAAAGTCACCGGAGGCCGATGAAAAGAAATTCTGTGAGAACTGCAAGAAATACAATATCCTGGTGGTTCCGGGAACCTCCTTTGCATGCCCTGGCTATGTGCGGATATCTTACTGCGTGTCCTATGAGCAGATTGAACGTTCCCTTCCTGCCTTCGCAAAGGTGGCGGCTGACTACGGCCTTACAAAATAA
- the hisC gene encoding histidinol-phosphate transaminase, whose protein sequence is MRPWEMNIRRVVPYVPGDQPAGDKLIKLNTNENPYPPAPGVERALREMDADRLRKYPDPSSAELVTALAEYYGVGEDQVFVGVGSDDVIAMSFLTFFNSQRPVLFPDITYSFYKVWADLYRIPYETPALDGNMAIRSLDYKRENGGIIFPNPNAPTGLYMPLDQVEEIVKANQDVIVIVDEAYIDFAGPSARELLPGYDNLLVVQTFSKSRSMAGVRIGFALGSPALIKALNDVKYSYNSYTMNLPSQIAGTQAVKDRAYFEETRAKIMTTRERSKKRFAELGFTFPDSMTNFILVTHERVPARAIFDALKKEQIYVRYFNAPRLDNSLRVSIGTDEEMDVLFRFLEEYLKEWKPAGDSE, encoded by the coding sequence ATGAGACCATGGGAAATGAATATACGCCGTGTAGTCCCCTATGTACCGGGGGACCAGCCGGCAGGCGATAAGCTGATTAAACTGAATACCAACGAAAACCCCTATCCGCCTGCGCCGGGCGTGGAACGGGCCTTAAGGGAAATGGACGCGGACCGTCTGCGCAAGTATCCAGACCCGTCTTCCGCAGAGCTTGTAACGGCTCTGGCAGAATATTACGGGGTGGGGGAGGACCAGGTGTTTGTGGGCGTTGGTTCTGACGATGTTATAGCCATGTCCTTCCTGACCTTTTTTAACTCCCAAAGGCCGGTGCTGTTTCCGGACATCACCTATTCCTTTTACAAGGTTTGGGCAGATCTGTACCGGATTCCCTATGAGACGCCGGCACTGGACGGAAATATGGCTATCCGGTCTCTGGATTATAAAAGGGAAAATGGGGGAATTATATTCCCAAACCCCAATGCGCCCACAGGCCTCTATATGCCCCTGGACCAGGTAGAGGAAATTGTAAAGGCCAACCAGGATGTTATTGTAATCGTGGATGAGGCATACATTGACTTTGCAGGCCCCTCCGCCAGGGAGCTGCTGCCCGGGTATGACAACCTGCTGGTGGTCCAGACCTTCAGCAAGTCCCGTTCCATGGCAGGTGTGCGCATTGGCTTTGCGCTGGGAAGCCCTGCACTGATTAAAGCCCTGAATGATGTTAAATATTCTTATAATTCCTATACAATGAACCTGCCGTCCCAGATCGCGGGCACCCAGGCCGTGAAGGACAGGGCGTATTTTGAGGAGACCAGGGCGAAAATCATGACCACCAGGGAGCGCTCCAAGAAACGGTTTGCAGAACTTGGGTTTACATTCCCGGATTCCATGACGAATTTTATTCTGGTGACCCATGAGCGCGTTCCGGCCAGGGCCATATTCGACGCGCTGAAGAAAGAGCAGATTTATGTGCGCTATTTCAATGCGCCCAGGCTTGACAACAGCCTTCGGGTCAGCATTGGCACGGATGAGGAGATGGATGTTTTGTTCCGGTTCCTGGAAGAGTATCTGAAAGAGTGGAAGCCGGCCGGGGATTCTGAGTAA